CAATCTGGAGTTCTATTTGATAGAAGTGTTGTCATAGTgcgaaaataaaaatttagacatagttacaaattaaaatttataaattatttgaaaagagagataaaagttgaaaaaattatcGATAAAATCAAAGAGTTGGAATCTACCCTTCTTTTTCAAATAGTAAAAAGCAAaacatattttaagtttaatcaAGGACAGACATAATGTTATGCAAATGCAAGCATAGGTTTTTGAAGATCCAAAACTCTTTATAAATTGTCCTCTCTCCTTTCAACAATAAAAGTTGCTAAATATtccaaaaaatatatagaaatgAGAGAGGAGGGAAAAGATTTAGGTCAAAATGGAGAGAATGATGATGATTTGAGAGCCTTTGAAGTAGGGACATAAATGCTactatttcttttgttttgtttttttgctTTATTGCCTctcttattaaattttatttccttTCTCTTTTACTTTTTGTTCCCCCTTCTTTGGCTTTGAAAATATTCATTGCAtcttcctctctttttttttattgaaaaaagcTCTAAATGTAAATTCACATAGTTTTATTTTAGAGACTGGCTTTCTTAAACTTGAgcttgattaattttttttatcccaaGTAAGAAATTATTTTCCAATTGAAATCACAAAGAATTGAGATAAGTGGCTGTTCAAGGAATATAGAGTATCAAACTGACTATATCTCATTACAGAACTATATTTCAAATGACACGCAATAACTTCATCATAAGTGAATCCATAAGCTTCAGTAATGGAGCATGccattgttttaaaaatcgaatcgGGTTAATCAGAAACCGGTCAGGTGTCCAGGTGCAGTCTGATTTCAAAAACATTGGAACATACTACAAAAGAAATATAACTCACTTCATAACAGCATAAAACCACCAGCCAGCTTCAGGATCCACGGTCATTAAATTCGGGAAgggtaattttcttttttgtcgATTCGTGCACTTTAGCTAATAATTTTGTCTCCGTAAGAAAAATCGTGTTATGAGATTGTTTCCTGCATATGGAATGCAGATGTCTAATTGTCAGAGGGTTCTCCAACCCTAATGCCATCTGATCAACGCCCAAACTGGACAAAAAATAACAATGCAACGTCGATCAGACATGCCCAAGGACAGGAACTTTCAAAAAATCGCTTACAATAATACTGATCCATATAGACTAGTTATTACATAATACACTATTCACTTCCTAACTTTTACAACCCAAACGAACTCATCATTCATCCTGCAAACCATCAACCTTATGATTCACATTCCCTCGCTCATTTTCAATCGACAAATAAACTGCACCACCTAAATTACATTTTCCACACATGTTATTACAAAAGCCCTGTGCTTCCAAATGGATTGCTAGCGGCAGGGTGAGTAACCGGATTCACCGGAAATGTCCCAAACCCTGTATCCAGAAACGGATTTGAAGCGCCCATCATCATATGTTGCTGTTGCTGTTGCTGTTGCTGTTGCAGTTGTTGCTGTTGCGGCTGTGGATGGAAAACATGTTGATATGTACCGAAGGGATTATTGGGAGGCTGTTGAGCCATTGTTGCCAATTGAACTCCAGAAGAAGGAGGAATGCCGTTTGACATTGAAAATGGATCGTGCGACTCGAACGGATTGGGAGCTGGTGCTCCGTAAACAGGCTGTTGGGAAGCTCTATATGCCCCGTCATCGTATAAACTGTTGAGAGTGAGCGTGTCCAATCCACCCGCCTAACAATCATTAGCAAATTAGTTACTTGCAGACCACTTAGTAACCATTGTTGATATGAAATTAAATCATAGTAAATCCAAAATGATGcacagaaaaattatgaattcATCAAAAAAGAAGGGAATGTACCAATTGTCTATCGTTAACCGAAGAAATGTTAGGGCTTGGAGTCGTAACTAGGGCCAGTTCCCATCCTGTAGGATCAAAATTTGTTGGACCAGCGCCAGAACTGAAAGTTGGTGCAGCATCTGGAAAACAAGTTCAATCTAACCGTATAAATAACGAGAAATAAAATTCACAGAATAGCACATTTATGGAGATTAGATAAGGAACAGAGGTTACCCTGTTCTGTAGGAACTATAGCCAGAGCCAATGCATTTCTTTCTTCAATGGCTGAGGCATCAGGGGCAAAAAAATTCAATCCCTATTACCACCAAGGTGAGGAGAGGAAAATGAGATAAACCAGAAAAAGGGTAAGGTCCGCTTCACAAGATCCATGAGCCCCATGACTCAACTAACAGCTACGAGATTTcattgtttcaaaaaaaataaacagcTAAGAGATTACCAGTAGATCCACAGTGTCCATGTTGTTTTGAGGCGGTGGTATCGGAGGAGCTGCTGGTGGAGGGGTTTCAACATTGACAACTGCAACAGCATCTGAAGGCACGGGTTCAGGTTCATCACTTGGTAATGTAACATCTTCAGTCTCAGAAAGACCCTCGTCTGGTCTGTATGTCAATTGAAGCTGTTTGAAATGACCATATGAGTCCTAAATCATCCTTTACAATAGATACTTCCCCATAAGTGATAAACttataaatgataaatttacAGACCATTGTGAATGCAAGAGTACAAAGGAGTATATGATATTGTGAAAAAAAAATCGACCATTTGCACATACTATTACAGACGATAATATCATTGTAGGAACGTCTCCTAACAGTGATTGAAGGGTTATATAAAATGGTTTCAGAACCTCTATAATCAAAAGATCCACAGTTCGCTATAATTACCAATCCCCCATTCTAAATCAAATATTTCAATACAAGGTAAAGGTGAACTTTTACTTGTTCATGCTTCAAACTCAATGGGCATTCACATGTGGGGATTGACCTAACAGTTTAAACTTTTTGGTTCAATGGTTATCTCACACATATCAATGGACACATGACCGGTGAAGATTacgaataaaatattaaaattattgacaTAAATTGATATTGGCAGTCTTCTTTTTGATGAAGTCTGTAACTGATCAAAAGTTTGAATTCCTAACATCTTGAATTTCGTTCCCAAATTGGCTACCATTGATCAAATATAACCATCAAAGTTGACTGATATTTGGTCGTCCTAAAATATGGCGTTAAGCAGAAACACATTGTTCAGCTGCAAGTAAATGTACTAACCAATGGCTCATTTGGAGCAGTTACCATCCTGGGTGCCTCTTTTATATACTCTTCCATGGTTGTTAGAAAGGATTGTGGAGGCtgcaaatgaaaataaataccACAATTAACCTAACTACGAGAAGAAAATATAAAGCAaggaaaatattttatcaagtCAGCATCATGTACTTCTCTCAAAACAGGAAACTGGAAGTTCCTAGCAAGTTCCAATCCTTTGCAAACTTCGTAGAAATCTGAAAGACTACCAGCCTGCAGGAAGAAACAAATCCCTCAATACGacaataaataagttatttgttGAGACTGCAGTTCTATCATCTCTTCAACAATTTAAATACCCTAACCGATTAAAGATGCTCACTAAGAATATTTAACTAGAAACTGACAAGCAACATCAGAAAATTGATTCACAGTATGACCTGCTGGCCAGCACGTTTGTACACGTCAAGGGCCTTGATAGCTTCATGTCTTGGCATCTCAAAAAACTGCAAGCATACAATGAATTTAATATCAGCGAGATAAGCATACATTGCTATCTAAATTGATCCTGTACAGGAAGGTAAGCTTCCGTGattattaaaacaataaaaccatATTACCTTGTCCACAAGATTGATAATTCCATCATTAATAGCgcaatatattttaaaactctCCTTTAATACCTGTAAAGCACATACATCGCAAAcattgttaatttttaattctaataCATATAAAAGAAACATTAATTTAAGCCCTATCCAAATATTCTTCAATTTAAATAACTCTGCCAGTTTGATCCCCCCCTCACTCAAAACACCACTGCTCCCAAGCCTAAATACTTGAATTACATGATACATATGCGCACTCTAATAGAATATGGACAAATATTCTAGGTCTGGTTATAAGAATTTCAACTTATAACCGTCAGTTAGCTAATGAAGGAACGTGAGTAGAATTAGTGAATCATATTGCGACATTCTAGAAGTATGAGATGGGAAAAAGCGATAAAAAAGTATCAAGCTGAACATGGAAGAATTTagaatagtaatttttttctgGTACATCTATCTGTTTCCGGGATGGCAggaaaggaaaaataaaattttaggggcaGAGATTGCCTCTCCAATCCACAGTTGATTTGGATGGGATAacataaaaatttcaataacGTCTCTTGctctctttttaaaatattattatttcatggaatttttttaatgatggCACCCTATTTCTTCTGGTGGGGCCGTGGAGCAAATATAAAGGAGCTACATAGCCAACCCATACTAGTTTATGCTGAAGTTAGCAAAGTTTAGTTCAGTACTACCATTggttatatgaaaaatatatcaGGATGACATTCAAACACGTCAGGTAACAAATTTTGTCAATTAACTTTAAACAAACTTAATAACAATGCAAAATAAGATGGGAATACTGAAGGGAGAGGAACATACCAGTGCTAGAGCATACTGTATAACATAATTGCCAACAGCTGCACCTTCTGGCTGTAACGACAAAGGTCAATTTGTTTAATATATACAAATGCAATATGAACATTAATCAATAGAAAATGGAGAACAAAGTTTCATTATTTTCACAAAAGAATACCCGACAACCAACAAGACGATATAGCAGTTGCTGCAAGGAAGGCAATTGTTCTAATAGGTCTTCACTGTCCAAATCCCTAGTTCTGCTGTACCCCTGCTTCAAGATAACAATTGATTAAGAAATCATTAGAAACCTAATATAGCAATATAACAACAGAGAAATCAATGAAGTCTGGTGTCGGCATGCTTCTGGTTATTACTTTCTGTATTTGGGTAGTGAACTTACATCATCATATGTGCGTAAAAGAACAAATAGAATAACAGTCAAATGTTTTCACATATAATCAATCAAGCCATATGAAAAATGTGGAAGATCTACTTCAATACAAGTAGACTAAAGGCAAGGTTAAACAAACTATTTGTACAATAACATGTATGACCCTCTATTTGTACAAAAACATGCAGTTTGTCAAACATGAGAACTGCATGATCACCAAATTAAATCACAATaagatgatttaaaaaaaaatcctttaAGTTAAAAATGCTAATATAATCATTTATGAAAAAAACACATTGAAGTTCTTCAACGGCATGATCTTCCAATACCAGAAAGATGGCACGGCTCCTAAAATTAAGTTTTCGCTACACTGATTCAAGTTCCACAATCAGATTGACAAGGTTGTGCTTCCACCTTTTCAACGAGTGTATAATTCTAAGAAGACTAATTCCAAGAATTTGTACCATCTTTGCTAGAATTTAAAAAACTCTTTCTTTTGGCTCCTATTATTCCTTGCATAAGCCCTCTATACAGATTAGTGATGACAGCAAAATTTACTAGGATGTCCATGTACCTTATCCTGCCCTTGGGTCGCAGGTCTTGGAAGACGCTCGGCTTCAATATCATACTTCAGAATTCTAAAACATTCAAGCCGTTCCTCCAAAAATAGTGCATATGTACGTACCCAGCCAGAGCAATCCCAAGCTAAAAGATGAGAGAGAGAAATGATGAAATAACAACACAAGGTTTCAAGAAACCGACTGCAAGAGAAAAAAAGACATCCAAACCAAAGGCAAGAAAGAAATGTAAATCTACCAATAGGACTTGAATCATCCTTAAAATTGGAAAGTTGGAGAATGCGTCCTCGCTGCGAGAAGTTCAGTAATTCTTCTCTGAAAGTAGGATCACCCTCCCGTAATAATCTATGAACAACAATCAGCGTTTTCAAAGCAACCTGTCAACCAAAAAACGTTAGAGTTAATAGAACTTCTGGGACAAGCCTCATTtcagaaaacaacaaaaagaaaatcCTCTATCTACCGAAATAAGATATTGCTAAGCAACAAGAATTGGATATAGCTACAAAAAACTAACTTCATTATGTAAAACATCGCATTattaaaagaaacagaacaaTATTCATAAATGCAAAGCAATAACAATgtatataaacaaaacaaataaaaccaTCACCAATACTGAATCTAACCGACTAGTGAAGTAGACATCAAACATCAATCGAGATGATCCAAATTAAACTACAACATAGTTATTAAAGGCGACAAGGCGACCCGAGGCGACAAGGGTCCAAAAGCCTGAGGCGCAAGGCGTGGGGCGAGGCGAAAGCCTTTTGGAGAAAAGGcgatcaattaaaaaaaaaaaaaattaaaatatacctCTACTAGTCAActgatttatatgatttttattttctatttactaatttaatagtttaaactttattttatgaacttaaatatatttttaatttacactTAGAAAGCTAAATTAGCCTTTTTTGCTAAAAACAAGAGTCATTTGAAAACTTAACCATTACTGATGTTAAAAAAAACCCATTTATTATAGATTAAAGCCTTTCAATGTATAATATAGGTCATGGGCTGGTTAAGGGAGGCCCAATAAAATATTAGGGGACCTCTATTCTCTTTCCCTAACCTATTCTAATTTTCCAAACCCTAGACACAGCAGCCGCACGTCAGTcgtctcttcttcttcttccttcattttcttttttgttggGTTACAAAggttttaattgtaaaaaaaaagaaaaaaaataaaaaaatgcctGAAGTCACAAAGGCGCGCGCCTCTGGCCTCTCGCCTCCCACCTGAGGCGCCAGAGGCGAGCGCCTTTGTGACATCGCCTGCCTTTGGCCAGTTGAGGCGACTCGGCCATCGCCTGAGTCGCCTCTCGCCTGAGGCGCGCCTTTAATAACTATGAACTACAACAACCGGCAATCCTAGAACAACACAGATCCTAATTCTAACTTAAGTTGTAATCTCCAAAATACGAAAATGCAACATTACCTACTCGATCAAATTACTCAACTAAAACCAAAACCATAAGTAAATGTGAATGATAAACCAGTACCGTCCAGTTATGAGTCTTGGCTAACCGGCGAGAAATAGCATGAATACAGTATTGAACATCGGCACGAGGCCGAATTGCCGAAGTAGCAATCAATATCTCTGCAAAAACAACCCTAATTAATCCAAAACACTAATATCAGATcaaaaaataatccaaaaaaaatactaacttcTAAGATGCCGTTCTTTGGGCGGACATTCAACGTGATTGGTTGCTTTGACTATAGCCACATCCAGATCCTATAATCAGACAATAAAATTCATCTCTAATTTACCAATCCAATCAAATAAGCGTAATAATAAGAAGAAGACGGGGATAAAATTGGAAAAGTAAAATGAAAATACCGCAAAATCGGAATTGACATGAGCGAGGCCGACTTTAGTGGAATCTTTGAGAGCGCCATAAGCTTTCCGCCATGACTGGAGCGTTCCCATTGCTAAAATtctatttatatacaaaaactaaccaaaatttaataaatctgATCCTCGTGTTTTGCGCTCTCTCTCTCTGTGTATCTATGGCGGATCAGTAGATACAGAGCGTCTTGATTGGGCCTTGGATTTCTTGGAGAGAAAAAATGGTTGAAAGATCAGCGGAGAAGAAAAGTGTACACAAATTAAATTTAGATGcctatttcttttcttttgttttactttttttatttatttgaataatttaaaattaaataagattttTGGTACAACTAATCTAAATTGCcactttatatatatttgttacaAGGTTTATCAGTTTTTTTTATCGGATCTCGGCTATAAAATGATACTTTTAAACttaacatatataaattaactCCTAATCGAGTCGTGCGTGTTTTTTAAGGAAGGCAAATTTtgattctaaattttaaatagttgtatattttaaattatatatttatatattgtttgataaaaaataataatttaaatttacatttttatttaattaataatagaaaaatagtGTTAATCTTATTAATAtgagttaattttattttattttggaaaaaactgtaaattacatataaattctgatattttaaatgaaatattttatttaggcaaaactttatattaatattttttgtttggtacAGGTTTTTCCAGCTTTTCACTTCGGTATTGGCTACCCCATAGATCATCAGTGGCCCCTTATTTTGGTGccttgttttcttttatttttatatattttgttattataatATTGTTTTGGCATAAGTTGTTGTTTTCAGAttgttatttt
This window of the Mercurialis annua linkage group LG5, ddMerAnnu1.2, whole genome shotgun sequence genome carries:
- the LOC126682121 gene encoding putative clathrin assembly protein At2g01600 isoform X1, which codes for MGTLQSWRKAYGALKDSTKVGLAHVNSDFADLDVAIVKATNHVECPPKERHLRKILIATSAIRPRADVQYCIHAISRRLAKTHNWTVALKTLIVVHRLLREGDPTFREELLNFSQRGRILQLSNFKDDSSPIAWDCSGWVRTYALFLEERLECFRILKYDIEAERLPRPATQGQDKQGYSRTRDLDSEDLLEQLPSLQQLLYRLVGCRPEGAAVGNYVIQYALALVLKESFKIYCAINDGIINLVDKFFEMPRHEAIKALDVYKRAGQQAGSLSDFYEVCKGLELARNFQFPVLREPPQSFLTTMEEYIKEAPRMVTAPNEPLLQLTYRPDEGLSETEDVTLPSDEPEPVPSDAVAVVNVETPPPAAPPIPPPQNNMDTVDLLGLNFFAPDASAIEERNALALAIVPTEQDAAPTFSSGAGPTNFDPTGWELALVTTPSPNISSVNDRQLAGGLDTLTLNSLYDDGAYRASQQPVYGAPAPNPFESHDPFSMSNGIPPSSGVQLATMAQQPPNNPFGTYQHVFHPQPQQQQLQQQQQQQQQHMMMGASNPFLDTGFGTFPVNPVTHPAASNPFGSTGLL
- the LOC126682121 gene encoding putative clathrin assembly protein At2g01600 isoform X2, whose protein sequence is MGTLQSWRKAYGALKDSTKVGLAHVNSDFADLDVAIVKATNHVECPPKERHLRKILIATSAIRPRADVQYCIHAISRRLAKTHNWTVALKTLIVVHRLLREGDPTFREELLNFSQRGRILQLSNFKDDSSPIAWDCSGWVRTYALFLEERLECFRILKYDIEAERLPRPATQGQDKGYSRTRDLDSEDLLEQLPSLQQLLYRLVGCRPEGAAVGNYVIQYALALVLKESFKIYCAINDGIINLVDKFFEMPRHEAIKALDVYKRAGQQAGSLSDFYEVCKGLELARNFQFPVLREPPQSFLTTMEEYIKEAPRMVTAPNEPLLQLTYRPDEGLSETEDVTLPSDEPEPVPSDAVAVVNVETPPPAAPPIPPPQNNMDTVDLLGLNFFAPDASAIEERNALALAIVPTEQDAAPTFSSGAGPTNFDPTGWELALVTTPSPNISSVNDRQLAGGLDTLTLNSLYDDGAYRASQQPVYGAPAPNPFESHDPFSMSNGIPPSSGVQLATMAQQPPNNPFGTYQHVFHPQPQQQQLQQQQQQQQQHMMMGASNPFLDTGFGTFPVNPVTHPAASNPFGSTGLL